A single genomic interval of Argopecten irradians isolate NY chromosome 8, Ai_NY, whole genome shotgun sequence harbors:
- the LOC138329628 gene encoding zinc finger protein ZFP2-like, giving the protein MMSHTGEKAYICGICQKGFTRSQYLKIHLRNHTGEKPYKCEDFNDSRDLKIHIRGHTGEKPYMCGVCGLGFKQTSNLTSHLKKHSEARPYVCHICSRGFKRANNLKTHMKTHSIDQKYKCELCGTRFSQPCNLKRHMVTHNNEREMIMKAMADTNSKNMAETTTHTNKSDLAEITTHTNNSDIAETAIHTNNSDMAETAIHTNNSDIAETTIHTDNSDIAETTIHTNNADIAETTIQTDNSDIAETTIQTDNSNIAETKTHTENLDLVETTTHTNNSDMMLESTQTSDGETVKEDRNTFKRHVDGHM; this is encoded by the coding sequence ATGATGTCACACACTGGTGAGAAAGCTTATATCTGTGGCATTTGTCAGAAAGGATTTACAAGGTCCCAGTACCTCAAAATACATCTCAGAAACCATACAGGTGAAAAACCATACAAATGTGAAGATTTTAATGATTCACGTGACTTGAAGATACACATTCGAGGacatacaggagagaagccCTATATGTGTGGTGTATGTGGACTGGGTTTTAAACAGACTTCCAATCTGACATCTCACCTCAAAAAACACTCCGAGGCTAGGCCATATGTGTGTCATATTTGTAGCAGGGGGTTTAAACGTGCCAATAATCTGAAGACCCACATGAAAACCCACTCTATAGATCAGAAATATAAATGTGAACTTTGTGGTACCAGGTTTAGTCAGCCGTGTAACCTAAAAAGGCACATGGTGACACATAACAATGAGAGAGAGATGATAATGAAGGCCATGGCAGATACTAACAGTAAAAACATGGCAGAAACAACGACACATACAAACAAATCAGACCTGGCAGAAATAACAACACATACCAACAATTCAGACATAGCAGAAACGGCAATACATACCAACAATTCAGACATGGCAGAAACGGCAATACATACCAACAATTCAGACATAGCAGAAACGACAATACATACAGACAATTCAGACATAGCAGAAACGACAATACATACCAACAATGCAGACATAGCAGAAACGACAATACAAACAGACAATTCAGACATAGCAGAAACGACAATACAAACAGACAATTCAAACATAGCAGAAACAAAGACACATACAGAAAATTTAGACCTGGTAGAAACGACAACACATACCAACAATTCAGACATGATGCTAGAGTCAACACAAACCAGCGATGGGGAAACAGTAAAGGAAGATCGAAATACATTCAAACGACATGTTGATGGACATATGTAa